The sequence TGGCCCTTGCACGCGGCCCAGGCCACCAGCGCCCCCTCGTGGAAGATGGGCTTGTACACCGCCACGTCGTTGTTCTGGTTGCCCATGCTGAAGACGTCGTTGTGGAAGATGACGTCGCCCGGGTGCAGGTCGTCGCCGAAGTACTCGAGGATGTACTTGCACACCGGCGCCAGGCTGAAGGCCAGGATCGGCAGGTTCTCGGTCTGCTCCAGCATGTTGCCCCGGGCGTCGTAGAGCCCGGTGACGAAGTCCTTGGCCTCGCACAGGATCGGGGACCGGGTGGTCCGGGTCATGGCGATGCTCATCTCCTCGGTGATGCTCTTCAGGCGCCGCTGGAGGATGGAGACCAGGACCTTGTCGATGGGGATCTCGGGCATGGTTTGCTCTCTCTGCAAGGAGGTCGGACCCGTCGGACTCAGCTCTTCAGCACCCTGCCCAGCACTTCCTGCTCCTTCTCGCGCAGGTACAGGGTGTAGGTGCCGTACCGGTCCACGGCCACGTGGAACTCGGGGGTGACGAAGGTGGTGGTGTTCACCTGCTCGATGATGGCCGGGCCCTCCAGGCGATTGCCGTGCTGGAGCTTCATCCCGTCGAAGATGTCCACGTCGGTGAAGCGCCTCTCCCGGGGCAGGTACGCCCGGCGCACACCCTTGAAGGCCGCCGAGGGGTCGGCGTCGGCCCGGGGCTCGGGCACCAGGCTCGGCTTCTCGGTGCGCCCCACGGCCGAGAGCCGCAGGTTGATGAGCTCCACCGGGGTTCCCTTGTCCGCCAGGGAGTAGCCGTAGAGGGCGTCGTGCTGGGGATGGAACTTGGCGGCGATGGCCGCCGGGTCGCAGATCTCCGCCTCCTCCCAGGTGAGCTCGACCCCCACCTCGTGGTACTGGCGCACGTAGCGCAGGTCCACGGTGAGGTGGCAGGAGACCCGGTCCTCGCCGATCCCCTCGCTGCGCAGCAGCCGCACGCCCTCCTCGCGCATCTCCCGGAAGAGGGACTGAAACTGCTCCCGGTCCATCCGGTCGAGCCGCCCCGGGTAGGTGCGCACGAAGTCGTGCTTCAAGTCCGAGCGGAGCATCCCGGCGGCGCAGAAGATCGACGACTCCCGGGGGATCAGCACCACCGGGATGCCGAGCTCCAGCGCGATCATGCAGGCGTGATTGGGGCCGGCGCCCCCCGCCGTGACCAGAGGGAAGTCCCGGGGGTCGTAGCCGTTCTTGACCGCGATCTCCCGCACCGCGGCGGCCATGGAGACGTTGATCACCTCGTACATGCCCGCCGCGGCCTGGGCCACGTCGTACCCCAGGGGCCGGGCGATGTGCTCCTGGATGGCCGCCTCGGCGGCCTTGGCGTCGAGCTTCAAGCGCCCGCCGGCGAAGAAGTCGGCGTCCAGGTACCCGAGAAGGAGGTCCGCGTCGGAGCAGGTGGGGAGCGCGCCGCCCCGGCCGTAGCAGGCCGGGCCCGGGTCGGCGCCGGCGCTCTGGGGGCCCATGCGCAGGAGCCCTCCCTCGTCGATCCAGCCGATGGAGCCGCCCCCGGCGCCGATGGTCACCACGTTGAGCATGGGCAGGCTGATCCGAAGTCGGTCGATGTCGCCCTCGGTGGTGGTGAGGGGCTTGCCGTCCTTGACCAGGGCCACGTCGAAGCTCGTGCCCCCCATGTCGCAGGTGATGCAGTCCTGGTGGCCCTGACCCGCGGAGAAGGCGAGCCCGGCCACGGGCCCCCCGGCCGGGCCGGACAGCAGCGTCATTGCCGGCTTGGCGATGGCCGCCTCGGGGGAGATGACGCCGCCGTTGGAGGCCATGATGAGGAGCACCCCCTGGTACCGAAGTCCCTCGAGCCGGCGCACGAGGCTGCGCAGGTAACGCTCGAGCACCGGCCCCACGTAGGCGTTGAGACAGGCGGTGGAGACCCGGTCGTAGAAGCGGATGGCCGGGGCGACCTCGGTGGAGACCGAGAGGAAGGCGCCGGGCAGGGCCTGCCGCACGAGTTCGGCGGCCCGGGCCTCGTGGGCCGGATTGGCGAAGGAGTTCATGAAGCAGATGGCCACCGCCTCGACGCCCTCCCGCCGGAAGGCCTCGATGCCGGACCGGACCGAGCCCTCGTCCAGGGGCGTGAGGACCGCCCCGCGGTAGTCCAGGCGCTCGTCCACCGGAAGCCGCAGGTAGCGCTCCACCACGGGCCGCACGTTCTCGTAGCGGTTGTTGTACTGCTCCTCCCGGATGCCCCGGCGCATCTCCAGGGCGTCCCGGACACCCCGGGTGGTGAGGAGCCCGGTCTTCGCCCCCCGGTGGGTCAGGGTGGCGTTGGTGGTGACCGTCGTTCCGTGGACGATGGTACTCACCTCCTCCAGAAACTCCTCGGTGGTGAGCCCCCGGTCCCGGGCCATCTCCTCGATGCCCTGGATCGTGGCGATGGAAGGGTCCGAGGGGGTGGAGAGCACCTTGTAGATGTGGCTCGTCCCGTCCTCCTCGGCGAGGAGGAAGTCGGTAAAGGTCCCGCCCACGTCGATGCCGATCTTGTACATGGCGTTTGCTCGTTGCTCGTTGTTCGTTGCCCGTGGTCAATAAGACCCCTCGCCGTCGCCCTTTCTCCAACGGGCAACGAGCAACGGGCCACGAGCAGCCTTTAGAAAATCTTTGGCTCCTGGAACTCCCCGTACACCTGGCGGAACACGTCCGCCATCTCGCCCACGGTGGCGTAGGCGCGGCAGCACTCCACGAGGGGGGCCATGACGTTCTTCCCCTCCCGGGCGGCCTGCTCCAGGCCCTTGAGCGCGGCGGCCGCGGCCGCTGCGTCCCGGGTGCGCCTGAGATCCCGCAGGTCGGCGAGCTTCTCCTCGGCCCAGGCCTCGTTGTACTCGTGGAGGTCCACCTCGTGCTGGCCTTCGGTGGCGTACTTGTTCACCCCCACCTTCACCAGCTCGCCCCGCTCCAGGGCGGCCTCGAACTCGAAGGCCTGGCGGGAGACCTTGCGCTGCACGTACCCGTCCTTGACGCAGGCGAGCATCCCGCCCCGGGCCTCGATGTCCTCCATTTCCTCCCGGATCTTCTCCTCCATCTGCTTGGTGAGGGTCTCGACGAAGTAGGAGCCGGCCAAGGGGTCGACGGTGTCCCGCATCCCCACCTCCTCCATCAGGATCTGGCAGGTGCGCAGCGAGAGCAGCGCGGAGCGCGGCGTGGGGATGGTGTAGGCCTCGTCGAAGGAGCACAGGGCCGTGGTCTGGGCCCCCGAGAGGGCCGCGGCCAGGGCGTAGTAGGCCCCCCGGATGATGTTGTTCTCGGGCTCGGCCTTGGTCAGCCCCGACCCGCCCCCGGCAAACAGGCCCCGGAGCCAGAGGTTCCGGGGGTCCTTCACCCCGTACTTCTCCTTCAGGTTCTGGGCCCACACCTTGCGGCCGGCCCGGAACTTGGCCACCTGCTCCCAGAGATTGCCGAAGATGTTCAGGTTGAAGCTGAAGCGGCCCACGAACTGGTCCGGGTGGTAGCCCCGGCGCACCACCTCGTCGATGTAGGCGTTGGCGATGCCGAAGGCGTAGGCCATCTCCTGGGCCGGCGTGGCCCCCGACTCACGGATGTGGTAGCCGCAGATGCTCACGGGGTTGGTGCGGGGCATGGCCTCGATGGCGTACTCGATGGTGTCGCCGATCAGCTTCACCGCCGGGTCCAGGGCGTAGATCCACGCGCCCCGGCCGATGACCTCTTTCAGGATGTCGTTCTGGGGCGTGGCCGAGATCTTCGTCCGGTCGAAGCCGAGCTTCTCCCCCACCGCCTGGTACATGGCGAGCATGATCGAGGCCACGGCGTTGATGGTGAGCCCGGCGCCCACCTTGTGCAGGTCGATGCCGTCGAAGGCGACCTCGAAGTCCCGCAGGCTGTCCACGGCCATGCCCACCCGGCCCACCTCGCCCTCGGCCATGGGGTGGTCCGAGTCGAGGCCCATCTGGGTGGGCAGGTCGAAGGCCACGTTCAGCCCGGTCTGGCCGTGGTCGATCATCAGCTTGAAGCGCTCGTTGGTCTCCCGGGGCGTGCCGAAGCCGGTGTACTGCCGGGTGGTCCACTCCCGCGACCGGTACCCCTCGGCGAAGAGGTTGCGAGTGAAGGGGTACTCCCCGGGCTCCCCCAGGTCCCTCGCATAGTCGAAGCCCACGGCCTCCAGGTCTGCCGGGCCGTAGCTCGGCTTCACGTGGATCCCCGACGAGAGCTCCACGTCGAGGATCCTGTCGTTCTTGTCTCGGGTGTAGCGGGCGACGTCCATGGGTGCTCCTGGGTGGGGGGTCGTGATGGGACTCATGGGACCCATGGGACCTATGGGTCCTATGGGTCCTATGGGTCCTATGGGTCCTACGCTCCGGTGCGCCCCACGTTCTCCCGAATGAACTCGATGGTCTCCCGGAGCGGCGTGCCGCCGGGGAAGATGCCCTTCACCCCCAGGGCCCGCAGGGCCTCGAAGTCGCGGCTCGGGATCACCCCGCCCACGCACACGAGCTTGTCCGCCGCCCCCTTCTCCGCAAGGAGCTTCCTGAGCTTGCGGCAGATGGCGAGGTGGCCGCCGGTCAGGATGGAGAGGCCGATCACGTCCGCGTCCTCCTGCACGGCGGCCTGCACCACCGCCTCCACGCTCTGGTGGAGCCCGGTGTAGACCACCTCCATGCCGGCCTCCTTGAGGGCGTGGGCCACGACCTTCGCCCCCCGGTCGTGCCCGTCCAGCCCCGGCTTGGCCACGAGAACCTTGATTCTTCTGATCAACTTGGGCCTCCGTCTGCGTTGGCCGGTCTCACGTCGATACCGATACCGCTGTCGATCCCGATACCGATACCGAGCTCGCCCTCGCTATCGCTATCGGTATCGCTATCGGGTTCGGACCAGATCATCGCCCTACCCATACCGGTACTGCACCCCCCACCCGCCCCGGGGATACCGCCAGGAGAGGGCGTCCTCCCGGCAGGCCACCAGGCAGGTGCCGCACTCCAGACACCCGGCGTACTCCACCACCATCCGGTCCGCCTCGGCGTTCCACTCGTAGAGCGTCGCCGGGCAGACCCGCTCGCAGTAGCGCTCGGTGCACCGGGTGCGGCACACCTCCGCGTCGATGGCGATGTGGCTCTCGCCGTCGGGCTTGATGGCGTTCTTCGTGAGCTTTTCGGTTGCGTCCACGCCTTCGCTCCTCCCCGTCGGACCGGTCAGACCCGTCGGACGCCTCTCAGATTCTCCGCCACCCCGCCAGAGGCGTAGGGCGGGGCTTGCCCCGCCAAACCGGCGGGCGAACCCCGCTACGCGGGAACCGCCCGCCCTACCGTTTCATCCCTCGGGGTGATCGAAGGTCATGGGCAACTCAGATCTTCCGCCAGCCCGCCAGGGCCCTGAGGTCCGTCCAGTTGAGCACGTTGCGGCGCAGGAACTCCCAGACCCTGGTCGAGAGCTTGCCCGGTCGCCCCTGTTCCAGCCGCACGAGACCTCCGAGCAGCCGGCAGACCTCCCGAGGGTAGCGGTCGAAGAGGGCCGGGTTCTCCAGGAGCCGGGGCATCTCCCGGTACGCCTCCAGGTACTGCCAGACGAAGCTCTCCTTGAGGCGCCGGGGGTAGCCGGCAAGCCCCGCGGCCGAGCAGTCCTCTTTCTGGCGGGCCTCGATCACCGCTTCGGCCGCGAACCTCCCGCTGGCCAGGGCGAACTCCATGCCGCGCACGGTGTAGCCCATGTTCAGGGCCAGGCCGGCGGCGTCGCCGGCGAGACACAGGCCGTCGCGCACGAGGGACGGCACCGCACCGAGCCCCCCCTCGGGGATCAGGTGCGCCGAGTACTCCAGGAGCTCGGACCCCCGCGTGAGGCTCCGGACCCGGGGGTGGGCCTTGAAGGCCTCGAAGAGCTCCGGCACCTTCTCCTGCCCGCCCTTCTCCATCAGGTCGCCGACCCCGACCACCAGCCCCAGGGAGAGGGACTCCTGATTGGTGTAGCAGAACCCGCCGCCCAGGAGCCCCCGGGTCACCGAGCCCACGAAGAGCTCGGCTGCCCCCTCGCCGGGGTCGAGCTGGAAGCGGTCCTCGATGGTGCCCGACGGCAGCCCCAGGACCTCCTTCACCCCCACGGCCACGGTCTTCGGCGCGGGCCGGCCCCGGAGCCCGGCTGCCTGGCCCACAAAGGAGAGGAGCCCGTCGCAGGCGATCACCGCGTGGGCCGGGATCTCCTCCCCGTCCACCTTGACCCCGGCCACGGCCTCGCCTTCCCAGAGGAGCTGGGCCACGGGCTTCTGGGGGATGACGAAGGCCCCCTTCTGGCCCACCCGATCGCCGAGCCAGGCGTCGAACCTGGCCCGGAGCACCGTGTGGCTCTGGGGCAGTTCTCCGCCCAGGCCCTCGTCCTGGAAGTCGAGCCGAAGGCTTCGGCCCTCGTCCAGGAGGGTCCAGGCCTCGTGGGTCACCGGACGCTCCAGGGGGGCCTCGGCCCACCACTCGGGGAAGAGATCGCGCACGCTCTCCACATAGAGCCGGCCGCCGGTGACGTTCTTCGCCCCCGGCGCGTCGCCCCGCTCCAGGACCACCACCTGGAGCCCCGCGTCCGCCAGGGTCTCGGCCGCGGCCAGCCCCGCCAGACCCGCGCCCACGACGACGGCGTCCAGCTTCACGGCGCGGGCCTCTTGGGGCGTCGTGAGACGTGAGACGTGAGACGTGAGACGACGTCCATGGGCGGGGTTCCTCTTCTACGCTTCACGCTTCACGGCCCTTAGTTCCGCCGTGAGCGCCGGCAGCACCTGCAGCGCATCTCCCACGATGCCGTAGTCGGCATACTGGAAGATCGGGGCCTTGGGGTCGGCGTTGACGGCGACCACCACCTTGGCCGTGTCCATGCCCATGGTGTGGTGGACGGCGCCGGAGACGCCGGCCACCACGTAGAGGGCCGGGGAGATGGTCTTGCCCGACTTGCCCACCTGGATGGCGTGGTCGGCCCACCCCGCGTCCACGATGGCCCGGCTCACCCCCACCGCGCCCCCTAGGACGTCCGCCAGCTCTTCGAGGATCTTCAGGTTCTCCGGCGCCCGCAGACCCCGCCCGCCGGCCACCACCCGCTGGGCCTCGGTGAGGGGCACCCGGGCCGAGGCCCGGGGCCTCTTCTCCAGCACCTCCACACGGCTCGGGTCCGGCGAGGCCTGGTGCGTCTCGAACTGGGTCTCTGCCACGGGCTCGGCCCCGGCGTCGAAGCTGTTCGGGCGGAAGGCCGCGAGGCACAGGCGGTCGCCGGAGCGCACCGTGGCGTAGGCCTTGCCGCCGAAGGCCGGCCGGGTGAGGAGGAACGCCTCACCGTCCGCCTCCAGCCCGAGGGCGTTGGTCAGGGCCGAGGCCCCCAGCCGGACGGCCAGGCGCGGCAGGAGCTCCCGGGTCCGGGTGCCCTCGGCGAAGAGGACGAGCCGCGGGGCACCGGCGGAGAGGACGCCGGCCACGGCGCCCACCCAGGGGTCGGCAGCATAGGGCGAGAGGTTTGGCCCCTGGACCGCCACCACCCGGTGGGCGGCACCGCGAAGCGCCTGGGCAGCGGCCGCCTCGTCGCCCACGGCCACCGCCACCACCTGCCCCCCGGCTCCACCGACCAGGCGGCGCGCCTGGGAGAGGAGCTCCAGCGTGGACGCCCGGTACCCGCCTTCCTGCCCTTCGCAGATCACCCAGATGGACATGGGAACCTCGTGATTCGTGATCGAAATCGCTATCGAAATCGGCAGTCGGGACCGGGGTCGATTTCGCTCCCGATTTCGATTTCGATGTGGATTGCCGTCACAGCACCTTCGCCTCTTCCCTGAGGAGCTTCACCAACTGCGCCGCGGCAACGGCGGGCTCGCCCTCCACCATCTTCACCGGCGCCCGCTTGGCCGGGCCGCGGTAGGACTGGACCGCCAGAGCCGGCGCCGCCTCGACCCCGAGCTCGGCCAGGGTCGCCTTCGGCACCTGGGCCTTCATGGCCTTCATGAGCCCCATCACCTGGGGAACCCGGGGCTCGCACAGGCCCTTCTCGGCGGTGAGGAGCGCGGGGAGGGGTACCCGCAGGACCTCCGCCCCCCGGTCGGTCTCCCGGGTCACCCGGGCGGCGCCCGACTGCACCGCAAGCTCCGTCACGCCGGTGGCGCAGGGCACCCCCAGGAGCTCGGACACCATGGGCCCCACCAGCCCGGCCTCGCCGTCGGTGGCCTGCCGGCCCGCCAGCACCAGGTCGAAGCCCTCCCGCCGGCACACCCCCGCCAGGGCCCGGGCCACGGTGAGGGGGTCGGCCCCGGCCAGGGCCGGGTCGTCCACCAGGAACGCGGCGTCCGCCCCCATGGCCAGGGCCCGCCGCGCCGCGTCGAGCCCCGTGCCCGCACCGGCCGAGACGGCGTACACCGAGCCTCCGGCCGCCTGTTTGACCCGCAGGGCCGCCTCCACCGCGATCTCGTCGAAGAAGTTGAGGCAGCGCTTCTTCTCCACCTCCACCGATTTTCCCCCCTCGGCCACCTTCACCAGGGCCTCCAGGTCGGGAACTTCCTTCACGAGCACTGCGATCTTCATGGCACCCCTTGGGTCGTGAAGCGTGAGACGTGAAACGTGAGACGGGGACCCGCTCTTCACGCTTCACGTCTCACGTCTAACGTTTCACGCCTTACCGTTCCCGCACGATTTCCCGGCCCACGAAGTCCTTGATGATCTCGTGGGTGCCGCCTCCGTAGAGCAGGAACCGGGCGTCCCGGAAGTAGCGCTGGGGGCCGTACTCGGAGGCGAAGCCGTTGGCGCCGTAGATCCGGGTCACCTCGTCCACCACCTTGAGGCAGGTCTCGGTGGCGAACATCTTGGCCATGGCGGCTTCCTTTCGCGGGTTCATCCCCTCGCCGATCATCCAGGCCACCCAGTACACCATGAGGCGTGCCGCCTCCATCTCGGTGGCCAGGTCCGCCAGCTTGGCCCGGATCAGCTGGTACTCGCCGATGGGCTTGCCGAAGGCCTGGCGCTTGCGGGCGTACTCAAGGCCATCGGCGAAGGCGGTGCGGGCCATCCCGAGGGCCATGGCGCCGGTCATGCAGCGCACCTCGTTGAGGATCTCGCCGAGGTACACCACCCCCTTGCCCGGCTCCTCGCCGAGCAGGTTCTCGTCCGGGACGAAGACGTCTTCGAGCACGAGCTCGCCGCAGGCCGGCCCCCGGGCGCCGAGCTTGTGCAGGAGCTGGCCGGACTGGAAGCCGGGCGTTCCCTTCTCCACCAGGAAGAAACTCAGGCCCTTCATGCCCTTGGCCGGGTCGCTGGTGGCGAGCACCGTGGCGAAGTCGGCGGTGGGGCCGTTGGTGATCCAGTTCTTGGTGCCGGTGAGCACCCAGCCCCCGTCCACCTTCTTCGCCGCGGTCCGGGTGGCCGCCAGGTCCGAGCCCGACTGGTCCTCGGTGAAGCACATGGTGGCGATCTTCTCGCCCCGCAGCGCCGGCAGCAGGCACCGCTCGCGAATCCCCGGGCTTCCGAACCGGTAGAGGAAGTGGGTGCCCATGAGCATGTTCATGATCACCGCCTGGGCGAACCCCACCGAGCCCCGGGAGAGCTCCTCGTAGAAAAGCATGCAGGTCACCGGGTCGGCATTCATGCCCCCCAGCTCCTCCGGGTAGCGCAGCCCCAGGTACCCCAGCCCCGTGAATTCCCGCCACAGGTCCGCCGGGATGGCGTCCGCCTGGTCGATCTCCTCCACCCGGGGCAGGATGAGGCGGTCCACCGTGTCGGCCACGGCGCTGCGGAAGAACTCCTGCTCGTCGGTCAGGCGAAAATCCATGGTCTCTGCTCATCGCTTGTTGCGCGTTGTCGGTTGCGAGTTGCGCGTTGGAGGTTGCGCGTGGTGGTGGTGGTCGTTCTCTCCAACGCGCAACGTGCAACCCCCAACCCCCAGCCCCTCAAATCACCCCCTCCGCCTTCAACCCCTCCAGCTCTTCGGAGCCCAGTCCCAGTTCGCCCCCGTACACCGCCCCGTTGTGCTCGCCGAAGCGGGGGGGGAAGGAGAGGGACTGGCCCTGCGCCTTGAGATAGGGGGTCATGTAGGGAGGGGGCGCCAGGGTGACCCGGAAGCCGGTCTTGGGGTCCACGGTCTCCAGGAGCCGGGGCTTGACCGCCGGGTCCTCGCACACCTCGAGCACGTCCTGCACCTTGGAGATGGGGATCAGGGCCTTGCGGAAGGTCTCCAGGAGCGCGTCGGTGGCGAACTGCCGGGTGGCGGCCGCCATCTTCCCGTTGAGTCGTCCCACGTCTTCGATCCGGCCCGCGTTGGTGGCGTAGGCCGGGTCGTTCAACCCCTCGAAGCCCGGCAGAGCCAGGAGCCGCTGCCACTGCACGTCGTTGCCCAGGGCCACGTACACGTACCCGTCCTTCGTGGGATAGACGCTCACCGGCGCGAAGAACTCGTGGGTGGCGCCCCGGCGGGTCATCACCTTGCCGAAGCTCTTGGCCATGGCGATGGGTTGGGTGAGCCAGGAGACCGTGGAGTCGATCATCGCCAGGTCGATTCGGCTGCCCTCGCCGGTCACGGCGCGCTGGTAGAGGGCCCGCATCAGCAGCCCGTAGGCGTGCTCGCTCGTGCCCATGTCCGGCAGCGGAATGCCCACCACCTGGGGGCTGCCCCCCGCCTCGCCGGTGAGGTCCATGAGCCCTCCCCGGGCCTGGAGCACCGGGTCGTAGGCCGCCTCGTTGGAGTCGGGGCCGAAGCCGGTGAGCCCGAGCCAGATGAGGTCAGGCTTCACCGCGGCCAGGGTCTCGTAGGCGATGCCCAAAGGCCCGTAGTTCTTGGGCAGCTGGTTGGTGGCGAAGACATCGGCCTCGAGCTCCACGATCAACTTCTTCAAAAGTTCCTGGCCTCTGGGGTGCTTCAGGTTGAGGGTCACCGCCTCCTTGCCGGCGTTGATGGAGAGGAAGTAGCTCCCCATCGCGTCCTCTCCGGGCGCGAAGGGCTCCCCCACCTTGCGGTTGGGGTCTCCGAGCTGGGGGTGCTCGAGCCGGATCACCCGCACGCCGTCCTGCGCCAGGCGATAGGTGAGGTAGGGCAGGACGGTCGCCTGCTCCAGGCTCAGGACGGTGAGGTTTCGGAGGGCGTCCATGGGCTGCGCTCCCGCTGTTTGAGAAATGCAATGCTGTGTTCTACGCAATATAGAAAACCGTTTTGACCGATCCCTCGACGGAGTCTAGCGTCGCCCCGAAAATCTGTCAACCGATCATTCGACAGCCTTCCGTTCCGGCGCTTATCTCCGCCAACGCCGCTTCGTTTGTCGCGTTGACATGCCATTCCTCGTCTGCTACCGTTCCCCACGGCCTGCCGGCGGCGGCGGGCACATTGTTCTATTATGCAATATGTTGTTTGTCTGGCGCTGCCGGGGCGCTACCGTGCCGTTCCTGGCTCAGGCTGCTCCTACGGGGCGCCCCGGTCCGGGTGCCCCAGGGCGGTTCCCCGGCAGCGGGGGTTCGCCCGCCGCGCCGGTGGGGCAGGTTCCAACCGCAGTGACCCGGGAGAGCTCGCTTTCCACAGGAGAGGAAATGCTCCGCCTTCCCCCGACCCCGGTGATCCGCCCCCAGGATCTGCGTGAGGCCCTGGAGGCCTTGTCCGGACCCGGCGCGACTCGGGTACTGGCCGGGGGCACCGACCTCCTGGTGGCGTACAAGAACGGGCTCGGAGGAGGCGCGGCCCTGGTTTCCCTGACTCGACTGCCCCTCGGCGGGATCGAGGAGCGCGGCGGCGGCTGGTCCCTGGGCGCGACCACGACCCTCGCGGAGCTGATCCGCTGGGCGCCGGCGGGCGCGCCCTCCTTGCAGGAGCTCTCCCGGGCCGCCGCCCTGGTCGCGGCCCCCCCGATCCAGAGCCGGGCCAGCCTGGGCGGCAACCTCTGCCTGGACACCCGGTGCTGCTTTTACAACCAGTCCGCCTTCTGGCGGAGCGGCCGGCCCCCCTGCCACAAGGCCGGGGGCGAGGTCTGCCACGCCGTGCCCGGCAGCCCCCGGTGCCACGCCTGCCACCAGGCCGACCTGCCGCCGCTCTTGATCGCCCTGGGCGCGGCGGTCGAGGTCGTGGGCGCCGCCGGATCGAGAACGATGCCTCTGGAGGAGCTCTACTCCGGAGACGGCCGGGTGCCCCTGCGCCTGGGCAAGGGCGAGCTCCTCACCCGGGTCACCCTGCCCAAGCCGGCACCGGCAGCGGGGGCGGCCTACGAAAAGCTCCGGCCCCGCAAGGGCCTCGACTTCCCGGCCGCCGCCGCGGCCGTCTGCGTGCAGCGGGACGGCGAGGGCCGGTGCAGCGCCGCCAGCGTGGTCCTGGGGGCCGTGGGTTCGGGTCCCCTGCGAGTTCCAGAGGCCGAGGCGGCCCTCATCGGCTCCAG comes from Thermodesulfobacteriota bacterium and encodes:
- a CDS encoding CoA transferase translates to MDALRNLTVLSLEQATVLPYLTYRLAQDGVRVIRLEHPQLGDPNRKVGEPFAPGEDAMGSYFLSINAGKEAVTLNLKHPRGQELLKKLIVELEADVFATNQLPKNYGPLGIAYETLAAVKPDLIWLGLTGFGPDSNEAAYDPVLQARGGLMDLTGEAGGSPQVVGIPLPDMGTSEHAYGLLMRALYQRAVTGEGSRIDLAMIDSTVSWLTQPIAMAKSFGKVMTRRGATHEFFAPVSVYPTKDGYVYVALGNDVQWQRLLALPGFEGLNDPAYATNAGRIEDVGRLNGKMAAATRQFATDALLETFRKALIPISKVQDVLEVCEDPAVKPRLLETVDPKTGFRVTLAPPPYMTPYLKAQGQSLSFPPRFGEHNGAVYGGELGLGSEELEGLKAEGVI
- a CDS encoding FAD binding domain-containing protein, whose translation is MLRLPPTPVIRPQDLREALEALSGPGATRVLAGGTDLLVAYKNGLGGGAALVSLTRLPLGGIEERGGGWSLGATTTLAELIRWAPAGAPSLQELSRAAALVAAPPIQSRASLGGNLCLDTRCCFYNQSAFWRSGRPPCHKAGGEVCHAVPGSPRCHACHQADLPPLLIALGAAVEVVGAAGSRTMPLEELYSGDGRVPLRLGKGELLTRVTLPKPAPAAGAAYEKLRPRKGLDFPAAAAAVCVQRDGEGRCSAASVVLGAVGSGPLRVPEAEAALIGSRLEEPALGTAAEAARKAARPVKNADLTPPYRRKVVGTLVARAARRAWAAVGPEGGAP